One genomic segment of Esox lucius isolate fEsoLuc1 chromosome 15, fEsoLuc1.pri, whole genome shotgun sequence includes these proteins:
- the LOC105028733 gene encoding solute carrier family 22 member 13 isoform X1, with product MAPLQLAVYWRLALIFIFTAFIFLVDVFTVSRTSYLCTNFSRELGAEKRSRGEVPSDASTQNHSTSEEHEGNGSLQLVSIHTQDEITWWNDTKRENGTECLDPEVLSYGQTLFMTGLLVGSLFGGAVSDRYGKRVLLLVCVCVNPVTSALPAVLHHAVFFLALRCLAGVSCCCINICSFSLGVEWSLPKHRMWPPALLSFSFSLGMIVMAPLVYLTHTWVQLHLALAIPQIVCLPAFFYIPESPSWLLVKRRTDTLEKYSRHSPEDKRFLDLLLDTRTEQDVPLDTLTPDSDTHTTDSNTHIPEKYTHTPDKETHTPKTATPSQEEHTLSDLGHMRSPTILLRLAIMGYIGLASALTYYGICMNVGRFGVDVFLAQFFSGLSETPCLLVPFLLARCGRRPTSMLSLLLSGSFCLLSLLVSRFCDIPVLVMALALVGKLCMQTTVFVSLLYGIELFPTVIRQKCVGLVCLCYRLGCILNAVISPSGETIPVASMIIFGSGPIIGAGLCLLLPETSGVPLPDSLADCDRQPRLSLSTLPHVWSSCLRRRSANAQAAKACPFLTDPEASHNPQELNSADASHTHIH from the exons ATGGCTCCATTGCAACTCGCGGTTTACTGGCGACTCGCTCTCATATTTATCTTCACGGCGTTTATATTTTTAGTCGACGTCTTCACGGTCAGCCGGACATCCTACTTGTGTACTAACTTCTCCAGAGAGCTGGGGGCTGAAAAGCGAAGCCGCGGAGAGGTCCCTTCTGACGCAAGCACACAAAATCATTCAACATCCGAGGAGCACGAGGGGAACGGGTCACTCCAATTGGTATCTATACACACGCAAGATGAGATCACGTGGTGGAACGATACGAAAAGGGAAAAT GGAACAGAGTGTCTGGACCCGGAGGTTCTATCGTACGGCCAGACCTTGTTTATGACTGGCCTTCTGGTGGGATCGCTGTTCGGTGGAGCCGTCTCTGACAg GTACGGCAAACGGGTGCtactgctggtgtgtgtgtgtgtcaacccTGTGACGTCTGCACTGCCGGCAGTCCTTCATCACGCTGTCTTCTTCCTCGCCCTGCGCTGTCTGGCCGGCGTGTCCTGCTGCTGCATAAATATCTGTAGTTTCAGCCTGG gGGTGGAGTGGAGTCTCCCCAAGCATCGCATGTGGCCCCCGGCACTCCTGTCCTTCTCCTTCAGCCTGGGCATGATCGTCATGGCTCCGCTGgtctacctcacacacacttgGGTCCAGCTGCACCTGGCGTTGGCCATACCCCAGATCGTCTGTCTGCCGGCCTTCTT CTATATTCCTGAGTCTCCTAGCTGGCTGCTTGTGAAGAGGAGAACAGACACCCTGGAGAAGTACAGCAGACACAGTCCAGAAGACAAACGCTTTTTAGacctg CTGTTAGACACAAGGACCGAGCAGGACGTCCCCCTGGACACACTTACAccagacagtgacacacacacaactgacagcaacacacacatacctgagAAATACACCCACACTCctgacaaagaaacacacacaccaaagacaGCTACTCCATCCCAGGAGGAACACACACTCTCCGATTTAGGACACATGAGGAGTCCCACCATCCTCTTGCGACTGGCCATCATGGGTTACATTGG gttaGCATCAGCTCTGACCTACTACGGGATCTGTATGAATGTGGGGCGGTTCGGGGTGGACGTCTTCCTGGCTCAGTTCTTCAGTGGCCTATCAGAGACCCCCTGCCTGCTTGTTCCATTTCTATTGGCCCGGTGTGGCAGACGTCCAACCAGCATGTTGTCTCTGCTCCTTAGTGGCTCCTTCTGTCTGCTATCCCTGTTGGTATCACGCTTCTGTg atatTCCGGTCCTGGTTATGGCTCTGGCCCTGGTAGGGAAGCTGTGTATGCAGAccactgtctttgtctctctgctGTACGGCATTGAACTCTTTCCAACCGTCATCAG ACAGAAGTGTGTGgggttggtgtgtctgtgttacagGCTTGGCTGTATTCTTAATGCAGTCATCAGTCCCAGTGGGGAAACCATCCCAGTGGCCTCCATGATTATTTTTGGGAGTGGCCCCATTATTGGGGCGGGACTTTGTCTCTTGCTACCGGAGACCAGTGGTGTGCCGCTCCCTGATTCGCTGGCGGACTGTGACAGACAGCCTAGACTTTCCCTATCAACCCTGCCACACGTTTGGTCATCATGCCTCAGACG GCGTTCAGCTAACGCCCAGGCAGCCAAGGCCTGTCCATTCCTGACGGACCCAGAGGCCTCCCACAATCCACAGGAACTCAACTCAGCCGACGCAAGCCACACGCACATACACtag
- the LOC105028733 gene encoding organic cation transporter-like protein isoform X3, whose amino-acid sequence MAPLQLAVYWRLALIFIFTAFIFLVDVFTVSRTSYLCTNFSRELGAEKRSRGEVPSDASTQNHSTSEEHEGNGSLQLVSIHTQDEITWWNDTKRENGTECLDPEVLSYGQTLFMTGLLVGSLFGGAVSDRYGKRVLLLVCVCVNPVTSALPAVLHHAVFFLALRCLAGVSCCCINICSFSLGVEWSLPKHRMWPPALLSFSFSLGMIVMAPLVYLTHTWVQLHLALAIPQIVCLPAFFYIPESPSWLLVKRRTDTLEKYSRHSPEDKRFLDLLLDTRTEQDVPLDTLTPDSDTHTTDSNTHIPEKYTHTPDKETHTPKTATPSQEEHTLSDLGHMRSPTILLRLAIMGYIGQKCVGLVCLCYRLGCILNAVISPSGETIPVASMIIFGSGPIIGAGLCLLLPETSGVPLPDSLADCDRQPRLSLSTLPHVWSSCLRRRSANAQAAKACPFLTDPEASHNPQELNSADASHTHIH is encoded by the exons ATGGCTCCATTGCAACTCGCGGTTTACTGGCGACTCGCTCTCATATTTATCTTCACGGCGTTTATATTTTTAGTCGACGTCTTCACGGTCAGCCGGACATCCTACTTGTGTACTAACTTCTCCAGAGAGCTGGGGGCTGAAAAGCGAAGCCGCGGAGAGGTCCCTTCTGACGCAAGCACACAAAATCATTCAACATCCGAGGAGCACGAGGGGAACGGGTCACTCCAATTGGTATCTATACACACGCAAGATGAGATCACGTGGTGGAACGATACGAAAAGGGAAAAT GGAACAGAGTGTCTGGACCCGGAGGTTCTATCGTACGGCCAGACCTTGTTTATGACTGGCCTTCTGGTGGGATCGCTGTTCGGTGGAGCCGTCTCTGACAg GTACGGCAAACGGGTGCtactgctggtgtgtgtgtgtgtcaacccTGTGACGTCTGCACTGCCGGCAGTCCTTCATCACGCTGTCTTCTTCCTCGCCCTGCGCTGTCTGGCCGGCGTGTCCTGCTGCTGCATAAATATCTGTAGTTTCAGCCTGG gGGTGGAGTGGAGTCTCCCCAAGCATCGCATGTGGCCCCCGGCACTCCTGTCCTTCTCCTTCAGCCTGGGCATGATCGTCATGGCTCCGCTGgtctacctcacacacacttgGGTCCAGCTGCACCTGGCGTTGGCCATACCCCAGATCGTCTGTCTGCCGGCCTTCTT CTATATTCCTGAGTCTCCTAGCTGGCTGCTTGTGAAGAGGAGAACAGACACCCTGGAGAAGTACAGCAGACACAGTCCAGAAGACAAACGCTTTTTAGacctg CTGTTAGACACAAGGACCGAGCAGGACGTCCCCCTGGACACACTTACAccagacagtgacacacacacaactgacagcaacacacacatacctgagAAATACACCCACACTCctgacaaagaaacacacacaccaaagacaGCTACTCCATCCCAGGAGGAACACACACTCTCCGATTTAGGACACATGAGGAGTCCCACCATCCTCTTGCGACTGGCCATCATGGGTTACATTGG ACAGAAGTGTGTGgggttggtgtgtctgtgttacagGCTTGGCTGTATTCTTAATGCAGTCATCAGTCCCAGTGGGGAAACCATCCCAGTGGCCTCCATGATTATTTTTGGGAGTGGCCCCATTATTGGGGCGGGACTTTGTCTCTTGCTACCGGAGACCAGTGGTGTGCCGCTCCCTGATTCGCTGGCGGACTGTGACAGACAGCCTAGACTTTCCCTATCAACCCTGCCACACGTTTGGTCATCATGCCTCAGACG GCGTTCAGCTAACGCCCAGGCAGCCAAGGCCTGTCCATTCCTGACGGACCCAGAGGCCTCCCACAATCCACAGGAACTCAACTCAGCCGACGCAAGCCACACGCACATACACtag
- the LOC105028733 gene encoding solute carrier family 22 member 13 isoform X2, whose translation MAPLQLAVYWRLALIFIFTAFIFLVDVFTVSRTSYLCTNFSRELGAEKRSRGEVPSDASTQNHSTSEEHEGNGSLQLVSIHTQDEITWWNDTKRENGTECLDPEVLSYGQTLFMTGLLVGSLFGGAVSDRYGKRVLLLVCVCVNPVTSALPAVLHHAVFFLALRCLAGVSCCCINICSFSLGVEWSLPKHRMWPPALLSFSFSLGMIVMAPLVYLTHTWVQLHLALAIPQIVCLPAFFYIPESPSWLLVKRRTDTLEKYSRHSPEDKRFLDLLLDTRTEQDVPLDTLTPDSDTHTTDSNTHIPEKYTHTPDKETHTPKTATPSQEEHTLSDLGHMRSPTILLRLAIMGYIGLASALTYYGICMNVGRFGVDVFLAQFFSGLSETPCLLVPFLLARCGRRPTSMLSLLLSGSFCLLSLLVSRFCDIPVLVMALALVGKLCMQTTVFVSLLYGIELFPTVIRLGCILNAVISPSGETIPVASMIIFGSGPIIGAGLCLLLPETSGVPLPDSLADCDRQPRLSLSTLPHVWSSCLRRRSANAQAAKACPFLTDPEASHNPQELNSADASHTHIH comes from the exons ATGGCTCCATTGCAACTCGCGGTTTACTGGCGACTCGCTCTCATATTTATCTTCACGGCGTTTATATTTTTAGTCGACGTCTTCACGGTCAGCCGGACATCCTACTTGTGTACTAACTTCTCCAGAGAGCTGGGGGCTGAAAAGCGAAGCCGCGGAGAGGTCCCTTCTGACGCAAGCACACAAAATCATTCAACATCCGAGGAGCACGAGGGGAACGGGTCACTCCAATTGGTATCTATACACACGCAAGATGAGATCACGTGGTGGAACGATACGAAAAGGGAAAAT GGAACAGAGTGTCTGGACCCGGAGGTTCTATCGTACGGCCAGACCTTGTTTATGACTGGCCTTCTGGTGGGATCGCTGTTCGGTGGAGCCGTCTCTGACAg GTACGGCAAACGGGTGCtactgctggtgtgtgtgtgtgtcaacccTGTGACGTCTGCACTGCCGGCAGTCCTTCATCACGCTGTCTTCTTCCTCGCCCTGCGCTGTCTGGCCGGCGTGTCCTGCTGCTGCATAAATATCTGTAGTTTCAGCCTGG gGGTGGAGTGGAGTCTCCCCAAGCATCGCATGTGGCCCCCGGCACTCCTGTCCTTCTCCTTCAGCCTGGGCATGATCGTCATGGCTCCGCTGgtctacctcacacacacttgGGTCCAGCTGCACCTGGCGTTGGCCATACCCCAGATCGTCTGTCTGCCGGCCTTCTT CTATATTCCTGAGTCTCCTAGCTGGCTGCTTGTGAAGAGGAGAACAGACACCCTGGAGAAGTACAGCAGACACAGTCCAGAAGACAAACGCTTTTTAGacctg CTGTTAGACACAAGGACCGAGCAGGACGTCCCCCTGGACACACTTACAccagacagtgacacacacacaactgacagcaacacacacatacctgagAAATACACCCACACTCctgacaaagaaacacacacaccaaagacaGCTACTCCATCCCAGGAGGAACACACACTCTCCGATTTAGGACACATGAGGAGTCCCACCATCCTCTTGCGACTGGCCATCATGGGTTACATTGG gttaGCATCAGCTCTGACCTACTACGGGATCTGTATGAATGTGGGGCGGTTCGGGGTGGACGTCTTCCTGGCTCAGTTCTTCAGTGGCCTATCAGAGACCCCCTGCCTGCTTGTTCCATTTCTATTGGCCCGGTGTGGCAGACGTCCAACCAGCATGTTGTCTCTGCTCCTTAGTGGCTCCTTCTGTCTGCTATCCCTGTTGGTATCACGCTTCTGTg atatTCCGGTCCTGGTTATGGCTCTGGCCCTGGTAGGGAAGCTGTGTATGCAGAccactgtctttgtctctctgctGTACGGCATTGAACTCTTTCCAACCGTCATCAG GCTTGGCTGTATTCTTAATGCAGTCATCAGTCCCAGTGGGGAAACCATCCCAGTGGCCTCCATGATTATTTTTGGGAGTGGCCCCATTATTGGGGCGGGACTTTGTCTCTTGCTACCGGAGACCAGTGGTGTGCCGCTCCCTGATTCGCTGGCGGACTGTGACAGACAGCCTAGACTTTCCCTATCAACCCTGCCACACGTTTGGTCATCATGCCTCAGACG GCGTTCAGCTAACGCCCAGGCAGCCAAGGCCTGTCCATTCCTGACGGACCCAGAGGCCTCCCACAATCCACAGGAACTCAACTCAGCCGACGCAAGCCACACGCACATACACtag